A part of Tardiphaga sp. vice304 genomic DNA contains:
- a CDS encoding FAD-binding oxidoreductase — protein MAASNTNLKRPEPTALANVLESLAARFGNRLITSQAVREQHGHTTTWLTNQPPDAVLLPQNTADIQDAVRICAANRVPIIPFGTGTSLEGQVNAPAGGICIDLRDMNQILEVHTEDLDCVIQPGVTRKALNEHLRDQGVFFPIDPGADASLGGMASTRASGTNAVRYGTMRDNVLALKVVRADGEIIKTGTRAKKSSTGYDLTHLFVGAEGTLGIISELTIKLRGIPETIAAAACSFATVEGACQATILAIQTGIPVARIELLNVAQVQCCNAYSKLTLPETPLLLLEFHGSEAEVAEQSKNFREIALECGSGAFTWTTRPEDRTKLWQARHDAYWSVKALRPGSDVAATDVCVPISRLAECVAETEADLARMNLVAPIVGHVGDGNFHCSMVCDRNDADEVARAEAFMHRLVERAQAMGGTCTGEHGIGQGKQKYLKAELGIEALETMRAIKQALDPHNIFNPGKILPQF, from the coding sequence GTGGCTGCATCCAACACCAACCTGAAACGACCAGAGCCGACCGCGCTGGCGAACGTGCTTGAATCACTGGCGGCCCGGTTCGGCAACCGGCTGATCACCTCGCAGGCGGTGCGTGAGCAGCATGGCCACACCACCACCTGGCTCACCAACCAGCCGCCGGACGCCGTGCTGCTGCCGCAGAACACGGCCGATATCCAGGATGCCGTGCGAATCTGCGCGGCCAACCGCGTCCCGATCATTCCGTTCGGCACCGGCACTTCGCTGGAAGGCCAGGTCAACGCCCCCGCCGGCGGCATATGCATCGACCTGCGCGACATGAACCAGATACTCGAGGTCCACACTGAGGACCTCGATTGCGTGATCCAGCCCGGCGTGACCCGCAAGGCGCTGAACGAACATTTGCGCGACCAGGGCGTGTTCTTCCCGATCGATCCCGGCGCCGATGCCTCGCTGGGCGGCATGGCCTCGACCCGGGCGTCGGGAACCAATGCGGTGCGCTACGGCACCATGCGCGACAACGTGCTGGCGCTGAAAGTGGTGCGCGCCGACGGCGAGATCATCAAGACCGGCACGCGGGCGAAAAAATCCTCGACCGGCTACGACCTGACCCATCTGTTCGTCGGCGCCGAAGGTACGCTCGGCATCATCTCCGAGCTGACCATCAAGCTGCGCGGCATTCCAGAGACCATCGCCGCGGCGGCCTGTTCGTTCGCCACCGTGGAAGGCGCCTGCCAGGCCACCATCCTGGCGATCCAGACCGGCATTCCCGTGGCGCGCATCGAGTTGCTGAACGTCGCGCAGGTGCAGTGCTGCAACGCCTATTCGAAGCTGACCCTGCCGGAAACGCCGCTGCTGCTGCTGGAATTCCACGGCAGCGAGGCCGAGGTCGCCGAGCAGTCGAAGAATTTCCGCGAAATCGCGCTGGAATGCGGCAGCGGCGCTTTCACCTGGACGACGCGTCCCGAGGATCGCACCAAGCTCTGGCAGGCCCGCCATGACGCCTACTGGTCGGTCAAGGCGCTGCGGCCGGGCTCCGACGTTGCCGCGACCGACGTCTGCGTGCCGATCTCGCGGCTGGCGGAATGCGTCGCCGAGACCGAGGCCGATCTGGCACGGATGAACCTCGTCGCGCCGATCGTCGGCCACGTCGGCGACGGCAACTTCCATTGCTCGATGGTCTGCGACCGCAACGATGCCGACGAGGTCGCGCGCGCTGAAGCCTTCATGCACCGCCTCGTCGAGCGCGCCCAGGCGATGGGCGGCACCTGCACCGGCGAGCATGGCATCGGGCAGGGTAAGCAGAAATATCTCAAGGCCGAGCTGGGCATTGAGGCGCTCGAGACGATGCGCGCGATCAAGCAGGCGCTCGATCCGCACAACATTTTCAACCCCGGGAAGATTTTGCCGCAATTTTGA
- a CDS encoding ribbon-helix-helix domain-containing protein, translating into MKSPVVKRSIVVAGHKTSVSLEEAFWNGMKEISNLRDMTLSELVGEIDTNRQQGNLSSAIRLFVLDYFRTRAVPQQRTHDLSASL; encoded by the coding sequence ATGAAATCGCCGGTAGTTAAACGATCTATCGTCGTCGCAGGTCACAAGACCAGCGTCAGCCTCGAAGAAGCGTTCTGGAACGGCATGAAGGAGATATCGAATCTCCGTGACATGACGCTTTCGGAATTGGTCGGGGAGATCGACACCAACCGCCAGCAAGGCAACCTGTCGTCTGCGATCCGTCTGTTCGTGCTGGATTACTTCCGCACGCGCGCCGTCCCGCAGCAGCGCACGCACGATCTCAGCGCGTCGCTCTGA
- a CDS encoding AsmA family protein, whose protein sequence is MQTTLLGLAMAVILALIAALIGPYFIDWNQFRPQFEAEASRVVGAPVRVGGTLDARLLPAPSLRLRGVTVGGANDPGKIRAERLDVEFNLSSLMRGEWRATELTINGAAVDLGLDAQGRLELPKSTGPFNLGALAIDRLSLTGRVALHDAASRSALELNDIAFSGDVRSLAAGALRGEGNFSLSGARYPFRLSSGDTADGFGTRVHLNVDPGERRFSIDLDGILNFDGRAPRFDGALILASQIGPKIKNADDKIPSPWRVAAKVKADPALARFDTVEASFGADETALKLAGIAEWRLGASPLLHAVLSTKQFDADRWLARESGSDEKILLVPSLRKWLALVPPAPLATQIEISAEQLMLGGRPIQNIGADLRGDTASWSIDRLDLRAPGNTRVVLSGAVAQPGAVGFKSTVNIDSSDPDTLAAWLQGRSEVNYRNQKPLRLRGQVTAVADGFAIDALKAEIDGGTIEGRVAYSGRAGQSRIDADLKADRLDLDVAAALVRSLGGPQAEWPDAGKLSLDIGSAISAGQTMRPFVARLGYSATSIALERLRIGEASGLMLDGSGAFDRQQATGQLALKATSASLGQLSGMIAPLAPAVSARLDAMAAAPGAVGVGLALDLGKDPQRASASRARATFTIDAPDIKGSTTISAAPDAAALRRGDLEALSRSEVSVDTQMSGQGRSLLGLLGLDRAIAAGDAPLGFEGSATGIWRAAWRIKAKLAGAEFDGDVAGEAEPWGEQPKGAVTLSIRRGNLAPLFGVKPSDAALAQNVRLSSRATLAADKLSLEDIDSSVAGSRIRGRVVLMLGEKAIDGQLGMDTIDLAPAFAMAIGTRGRDSTEPLGQGLLQGWRGQLAFQSLRGVLPGGSEIRPVSGVLKSDGTATGLDAIKGKIGGGDLVADFDARPTPAGYAVSSHIELSNVDGAALRYRSLAMPAGRISLRMTLASQGRSASALEGALSGNGLLTIDGARIAGLDPRAFDAAIRGSDAGEVANDESLRRVVIPALSAGALSVTSAQIPFIIKDGRLRVSATTLEADGARAIVSGGFDMAADQADLRVSLTATATGSSSIRPEIQVFATGSPDRLDRTVDVAALSSWLAVRAIDRETRRLDQLERGEAPALPAAIAPQQKLIPQAVPELATPQPIPEALLPDRDLRRPPKPSPPRAAVAPSVSPQVAPLPAPIEIRPAPGAARPVPKPRPAPPLVITPPASGSARPAL, encoded by the coding sequence GTGCAGACCACGCTGCTGGGCCTGGCGATGGCCGTCATCCTGGCGCTGATTGCCGCTCTGATCGGGCCGTATTTCATCGACTGGAATCAGTTTCGTCCGCAGTTCGAGGCGGAGGCGTCGCGCGTCGTCGGCGCGCCCGTCCGCGTCGGCGGCACGCTGGACGCGCGGCTGTTGCCGGCGCCGTCGTTGCGGCTGCGCGGCGTCACCGTCGGCGGGGCCAATGATCCCGGAAAGATCCGCGCCGAGCGGCTCGACGTCGAATTCAATTTGAGCTCGCTGATGCGCGGCGAATGGCGCGCCACCGAGCTCACCATCAATGGCGCGGCGGTCGATCTCGGCCTCGACGCGCAGGGCCGGCTCGAGCTGCCGAAATCGACCGGACCGTTCAACCTCGGCGCGCTGGCGATCGATCGCCTCAGCCTGACCGGACGCGTCGCGCTGCATGATGCCGCCAGCCGCAGCGCGCTCGAACTCAACGACATCGCCTTCAGCGGCGACGTGCGCTCGCTGGCGGCCGGCGCGCTGCGCGGCGAGGGCAATTTTTCGCTGTCGGGCGCGCGCTATCCGTTCCGGCTGTCGTCGGGCGACACCGCCGATGGCTTTGGCACCCGCGTGCATCTCAACGTCGATCCCGGCGAACGACGGTTCTCGATCGATCTCGACGGCATTTTGAACTTTGACGGCCGTGCGCCGCGTTTCGACGGCGCGCTGATTCTCGCGAGCCAGATCGGGCCCAAAATCAAGAATGCCGACGACAAGATCCCGTCGCCGTGGCGCGTCGCGGCCAAGGTCAAGGCCGATCCGGCGCTCGCGCGCTTCGACACGGTCGAGGCGAGCTTTGGTGCGGATGAGACGGCACTGAAGCTTGCGGGCATTGCCGAGTGGCGCCTTGGCGCCTCGCCCTTGCTGCATGCCGTGCTATCCACGAAACAGTTCGACGCCGATCGCTGGCTCGCCAGGGAATCCGGCAGCGACGAGAAAATCCTGCTTGTGCCGAGCTTGCGCAAATGGCTAGCTCTGGTTCCGCCGGCGCCGCTGGCCACGCAGATCGAGATCAGCGCCGAGCAGCTCATGCTTGGCGGTCGTCCCATCCAGAACATCGGCGCCGATCTGCGCGGCGACACGGCGTCGTGGTCCATCGACAGGCTGGACCTGCGCGCGCCCGGCAATACCCGCGTCGTGCTGAGCGGTGCGGTGGCGCAGCCCGGCGCCGTCGGTTTCAAGAGCACGGTGAACATCGATTCCAGCGATCCCGACACGCTGGCCGCCTGGCTGCAGGGCCGCAGCGAGGTCAACTACCGCAACCAGAAGCCGCTGCGGCTGCGCGGTCAGGTCACCGCGGTGGCGGATGGCTTTGCCATCGATGCGCTGAAGGCCGAGATCGACGGCGGCACGATCGAAGGCCGCGTGGCTTACTCCGGCAGAGCGGGCCAATCCCGGATCGATGCCGACCTCAAGGCCGACCGGCTCGACCTCGATGTGGCGGCGGCGCTGGTCCGTTCGCTGGGCGGCCCGCAGGCCGAATGGCCCGACGCGGGAAAACTGTCGCTCGATATCGGCAGTGCGATATCCGCCGGGCAGACGATGCGGCCCTTCGTGGCCAGGCTTGGCTATAGCGCGACGTCGATCGCGCTCGAGCGCTTGCGTATCGGCGAGGCCAGCGGCCTGATGCTTGACGGCAGCGGCGCATTCGATCGTCAGCAGGCGACCGGCCAACTGGCGCTGAAGGCGACCTCGGCGTCGCTCGGCCAACTCAGCGGCATGATCGCGCCGCTGGCTCCCGCGGTTTCAGCGCGACTCGATGCGATGGCGGCGGCACCAGGCGCCGTCGGCGTCGGTCTGGCGCTCGATCTCGGCAAGGATCCGCAGCGCGCCAGCGCCAGCCGCGCGCGCGCCACCTTCACCATCGATGCCCCCGACATCAAGGGCAGCACGACGATCTCGGCTGCGCCGGACGCGGCGGCGCTGCGCCGCGGCGATCTCGAGGCGCTGTCGCGCAGCGAGGTCAGCGTCGATACCCAAATGTCGGGACAGGGCAGGTCGCTGCTGGGCTTGCTGGGCCTCGATCGCGCGATCGCTGCCGGCGACGCGCCGCTCGGCTTCGAAGGATCGGCCACGGGAATCTGGCGCGCAGCCTGGCGCATCAAGGCGAAACTGGCGGGTGCGGAGTTCGACGGCGACGTGGCCGGCGAGGCGGAGCCGTGGGGCGAGCAGCCCAAGGGTGCGGTGACGCTCAGTATCCGTCGCGGCAATCTGGCGCCGCTGTTCGGTGTGAAGCCGTCCGACGCAGCCCTGGCACAGAATGTCAGGCTGTCGTCGCGCGCTACACTGGCTGCCGACAAGCTCAGCCTGGAGGATATCGATAGCAGCGTGGCGGGCTCGCGGATCCGCGGTCGCGTGGTGCTGATGTTGGGCGAGAAGGCCATCGACGGCCAGCTCGGCATGGACACGATCGACCTCGCGCCCGCTTTCGCAATGGCGATCGGCACCCGCGGGCGCGACAGCACCGAGCCGCTCGGCCAGGGCCTGCTGCAGGGCTGGCGCGGCCAGCTCGCCTTCCAGTCGCTGCGCGGCGTCTTGCCCGGCGGCAGCGAGATCAGGCCGGTCAGCGGTGTGCTGAAGAGCGACGGCACCGCGACCGGGCTCGACGCGATCAAGGGCAAGATCGGTGGCGGCGATCTGGTCGCGGATTTCGACGCGCGGCCGACGCCGGCCGGCTACGCGGTCAGCTCGCATATCGAGCTGAGCAATGTCGATGGTGCGGCGTTGCGCTATCGGTCGCTGGCAATGCCCGCCGGCCGCATTTCGCTGCGCATGACGCTGGCGAGCCAAGGCCGCAGCGCCTCCGCGCTGGAGGGCGCGCTGTCCGGCAACGGATTGCTGACCATCGATGGTGCGCGAATTGCAGGCCTGGATCCCCGCGCGTTCGACGCCGCCATTCGCGGCAGCGACGCCGGCGAGGTCGCCAATGATGAAAGCCTGCGGCGCGTGGTCATCCCGGCCTTGTCGGCCGGTGCGTTGTCGGTCACCTCGGCGCAGATCCCGTTCATCATCAAGGATGGCCGGCTGCGCGTCAGCGCCACTACGCTCGAGGCCGACGGCGCCCGTGCCATCGTCTCCGGGGGCTTTGACATGGCGGCTGACCAGGCCGACCTGCGGGTCAGCCTGACCGCAACGGCGACGGGATCGTCGAGCATTCGTCCGGAGATTCAGGTCTTCGCCACCGGATCGCCCGACCGGCTCGATCGCACCGTCGATGTCGCTGCGCTGTCGTCGTGGCTGGCGGTGCGGGCGATCGACCGTGAAACGCGGCGGCTCGATCAATTGGAGCGCGGCGAAGCACCCGCCTTGCCGGCTGCGATTGCACCGCAGCAAAAGCTAATTCCACAAGCTGTTCCAGAACTTGCGACCCCGCAGCCGATTCCGGAAGCACTGCTGCCGGATCGCGATCTGCGCCGGCCCCCTAAGCCCTCGCCGCCGCGCGCGGCGGTTGCGCCTTCGGTGAGTCCGCAAGTCGCACCATTGCCGGCGCCGATCGAGATCCGCCCGGCACCGGGGGCTGCTCGCCCCGTGCCGAAGCCGCGACCTGCGCCCCCGCTGGTGATCACGCCGCCGGCATCGGGTTCAGCGCGGCCGGCATTGTAG
- a CDS encoding MFS transporter, whose amino-acid sequence MRLPFFYGWIIVAVTFVTMAIGVNARTSFSLLFPPILNEFGWDRGVTAGAFSFGFLVSAIMSPLMGKLMDRAGPRVVMELGIGLMASGLLLAPLTTQPWHLYLTIGVLVGAGSICLGYSGQSLYLPNWFNRKRGLAIGLAFAGVGIGSVTLLPWVQSMIEQTGWRSACTALGLTVLIVLVPINLLLRKRPQDLGLLPDGDAAPTASSAKPLSSVVDPVWAGTDWTLRRALRTARFWWLALGFFGGLYAWYAVQVHQTKYLLDIGFTPGVAAWALGMVSLFGVPGQIFLGHLSDRIGREWIWTISGVGFAICFAVLIALQYQPSLLLVYVMVISQGLLGYGVTSIMGAVVVEIFQGEHFGSIYGTLTLAALAGGAAGPYVTGALHDHFGTYTLAFAIGAAVSLLAAAAIWMAAPGKVRAVAGRLHRARDARTLAHDAS is encoded by the coding sequence ATGCGGCTTCCGTTCTTCTACGGCTGGATCATCGTCGCCGTGACCTTTGTCACCATGGCCATCGGCGTGAACGCCCGCACCTCCTTCTCGCTGTTGTTTCCGCCGATCCTGAACGAGTTCGGCTGGGACCGCGGCGTGACCGCCGGCGCCTTCTCGTTCGGCTTCCTCGTCTCGGCGATCATGAGCCCGTTGATGGGCAAGCTGATGGATCGCGCCGGGCCGCGCGTGGTGATGGAACTAGGCATCGGCCTGATGGCGTCCGGCCTGCTGCTGGCGCCCCTGACGACGCAGCCCTGGCATCTGTATCTCACCATCGGCGTGCTGGTCGGCGCCGGCAGCATCTGCCTCGGCTATTCCGGCCAATCGCTGTATTTGCCGAACTGGTTCAACCGCAAGCGCGGCCTGGCGATCGGGCTGGCGTTCGCCGGCGTCGGCATAGGTTCGGTGACGCTGCTGCCGTGGGTGCAGTCGATGATCGAGCAGACCGGCTGGCGCAGCGCCTGCACGGCGCTCGGCCTCACCGTCCTGATCGTGCTCGTGCCGATCAACCTGTTGCTGCGCAAGCGCCCGCAGGACCTCGGCCTGCTGCCGGATGGCGACGCGGCGCCCACCGCGTCGTCGGCGAAGCCGCTCTCCAGCGTGGTCGATCCGGTCTGGGCCGGCACCGACTGGACGCTGCGGCGCGCGCTGCGCACCGCGCGGTTCTGGTGGCTGGCGCTCGGATTCTTCGGCGGGCTGTATGCTTGGTACGCGGTCCAGGTGCACCAGACCAAGTACCTGCTCGACATCGGCTTCACGCCGGGCGTCGCCGCCTGGGCGCTGGGCATGGTCAGCCTGTTCGGCGTGCCCGGCCAGATCTTTCTCGGCCATCTGTCGGACCGCATCGGCCGCGAATGGATATGGACCATCAGCGGCGTCGGCTTTGCGATCTGCTTTGCGGTTCTGATCGCCCTGCAATATCAGCCCAGCCTGCTGCTGGTCTATGTGATGGTGATCTCGCAGGGCCTGCTCGGCTACGGCGTGACGTCGATCATGGGCGCGGTCGTCGTGGAGATCTTCCAGGGTGAGCATTTCGGCAGCATCTATGGCACGCTGACGCTGGCAGCCCTCGCCGGCGGCGCCGCGGGGCCTTACGTCACCGGTGCGTTGCATGATCATTTCGGCACCTACACGCTGGCCTTTGCAATCGGGGCGGCGGTCAGTCTCCTGGCTGCCGCGGCGATCTGGATGGCGGCGCCCGGCAAGGTTCGCGCCGTCGCCGGACGGCTGCACCGGGCGCGCGACGCCAGGACGCTGGCGCACGACGCCTCCTGA
- a CDS encoding DUF4169 family protein: protein MGDLINLNRFKKRAERDDAARQAEINRARFGRSRAERVLEEKRTIRAENMLDQHQINGEDAS from the coding sequence ATGGGTGACCTGATCAATCTGAACAGATTTAAAAAACGTGCTGAACGTGATGATGCGGCACGGCAGGCCGAGATCAATCGTGCCCGATTTGGGCGTAGTAGAGCCGAACGAGTTTTAGAAGAGAAGCGCACAATCCGTGCAGAAAACATGCTGGATCAGCATCAGATAAATGGCGAGGACGCATCATGA